One window of Quercus robur chromosome 5, dhQueRobu3.1, whole genome shotgun sequence genomic DNA carries:
- the LOC126725474 gene encoding serine/threonine-protein kinase Aurora-3-like, with amino-acid sequence MKSQTQTQIEAPNKKQWSLQDFEIGKPLGKGKFGRVYLAREAKSKYIVALKVIFKEQIEKYKIQHQLKREMEIQTSLRHPNILRLYGWFHDSERIFLILEYAHGGELYGELRKRGFLSENKAATYIMSLAQALAYCHEKHVIHRDIKPENLLLDHEGRLKIADFGWSVQSRSKRLTMCGTLDYLAPEMVENKAHDYAVDNWTLGILCYEFLYGVPPFEAESQSDTFRRIMKVDLSFPSTHCVSTEAKDLILRLLVKDSSKRLSLQKITEHPWIIKNADPTGICNK; translated from the exons atgaaatcccaaacccaaacccaaatcgaAGCGCCGAATAAGAAGCAATGGTCCTTGCAAGACTTCGAGATCGGCAAACCACTCGGCAAAGGAAAGTTCGGTCGAGTCTATCTCGCCAGAGAAGCCAAA AGCAAATACATAGTGGCGTTGAAGGTGATATTCAAGGAGCAAATAGAGAAGTACAAAATTCAACACCAGTTGAAAAGGGAGATGGAGATTCAAACCAGTCTTCGCCACCCAAATATACTTCGACTCTATGGTTGGTTCCATGATTCGGAACGCATTTTCTTGATTCTCGAATATGCTCATGGCGGCGAGCTCTATGGAGAGCTCAGAAAACGCGGCTTTCTCTCCGAGAACAAAGCTGCCACG TACATTATGAGTCTCGCACAAGCATTGGCGTATTGTCATGAGAAGCATGTGATTCATAGGGACATCAAGCCAGAAAATCTGTTGCTTGATCATGAG GGTCGACTGAAAATTGCGGACTTTGGATGGTCTGTACAATCAAGAAGCAAGAGACTCACAATGTGTGGAACTTTGGATTATTTAGCGCCAGAAATGGTGGAGAACAAGGCTCACGACTACGCAGTTGATAATTGGACTTTGGGTATCCTTTGCTATGAGTTCCTTTATGGTGTGCCTCCATTTGAGGCTGAGAGTCAAAGTGATACATTTAGGAG GATAATGAAGGTTGACCTGAGCTTCCCTTCCACCCATTGTGTTTCTACAGAAGCCAAAGATCTCATTCTTCGG CTTCTGGTGAAGGACTCCTCAAAAAGGCTCTCTCTTCAGAAGATAACAGAGCATCCTTGGATAATCAAGAATGCAGATCCTACAGGTATCTGTAATAAGTAG
- the LOC126727966 gene encoding uncharacterized protein LOC126727966, with product MDSHYDIDFIFPNDEPPFDSSSNDDEVELTLAIAIEELNNEGASTSRRHSVQPQYLRSPNDNDIARLLAVGQHRGFPRMLGSIDCMHWKWKNCPSKWKGQYIGYTRDPMIILEIVSSYDLWIWHAFFGLPGSHNDINVLEWSSVFSELAEGRAPPVNYSINGNDYSMGYYLADGIYTSWATFVKTIPAPQDRKRQHFASAQEAARKDVECAFGVLQAQFAIVRGPARFFHLETLKDIMMACIILHNMIVEDERHTYLGANDFDYDQIDNSGPKPVSYNPTCNLMQFIERHNSIRDRGIHSQVQTDLIEHL from the exons aTGGATTCCCATTATgacattgattttatttttccaaatgatGAGCCTCCATTTGACTCATCTTCTAATGATGATGAGGTGGAACTTACTCTAGCTATTGCCATAGAAGAATTAAACAATGAAGGAGCATCAACATCACGTCGTCATTCTGTTCAACCTC AGTACTTGAGGTCACCAAATGACAATGACATTGCAAGGTTGTTAGCGGTTGGCCAACACCGTGGATTTCCAAGAATGCTGGGGAGCATCGACTGCATGCATTGGAAATGGAAGAATTGTCCAAGTAAGTGGAAAGGTCAATATATTGGTTATACCCGTGATCCAATGATAATTTTGGAAATTGTGTCATCATATGACCTTTGGATATGGCATGCATTTTTTGGGTTACCAGGGTCTCACAATGACATCAATGTCCTAGAGTGGTCTTCTGTATTTTCTGAGCTTGCTGAAGGGCGTGCTCCTCCGGTTAATTACTCGATAAATGGTAATGACTATTCGATGGGGTACTATCTTGCAGATGGTATATATACATCATGGGCAACATTTGTCAAAACAATTCCAGCACCACAAGACCGTAAAAGACAACATTTTGCTTCCGCACAAGAGGCAGCAAGAAAGGATGTCGAATGTGCATTTGGAGTACTTCAAGCGCAATTTGCAATTGTGCGTGGGCCTGCACGTTTTTTCCACCTTGAAACGCTTAAGGACATTATGATGGCATGTATAATATTGCATAATATGATCGTTGAAGATGAGCGACATACTTACCTTGGAGCAAATGACTTTGATTATGATCAAATCGATAATAGTGGACCCAAACCGGTGTCATATAATCCCACTTGTAACCTTATGCAGTTCATTGAACGCCATAATTCCATTAGAGATAGAGGAATTCATTCTCAAGTTCAaacggatctcatcgagcatcTATAG
- the LOC126725473 gene encoding kinesin-like protein KIN-13B isoform X2, which translates to MNGVGRQGQRSGAAGVHHQRQYSDNFLESSSNGRWLQSTGLQHLYSSSSSSSTNPSLPPLQDYGFYGGGGGGGQGSRMYRNAQRGFNGGNEFLLEPSTPPGPGNSRSRKNNGGGGGGGEDSPGGDFSPGLLDLHSFDTELLPEMPVSGLYDGASLYRPVRGRSFDDSEPYINNKQTGRTRGLPENNLLKSFAADKEKSSSVAKIKVVVRKRPLNKKELAKNEEDIIDTHSNSVTVHETKLKVDLTEYVEKHEFFFDAVLNEEVSNDEVYRETVEPIVPIIFQRTKATCFAYGQTGSGKTYTMKPLPLKASRDILRLMHHTYRNQGFQLFVSFFEIYGGKLFDLLNDRKKLCMREDGKQQVCIVGLQEYKVSDVETIKELIEKGSATRSTGTTGANEESSRSHAILQLAIKRSVDGNESKPPRGVGKLSFIDLAGSERGADTTDNDKQTRMEGAEINKSLLALKECIRALDNDQGHIPFRGSKLTEVLRDSFVGDSRTVMISCISPSSGSCEHTLNTLRYADRVKSLSKGNNPKKDILSSTFNLKESTTVPLSSVPASNFEDDIIDSWPEQTERDDFDATEESYEQGKPLWKKNGKLEPFNLSTSEDKIRKPNGQTKWGDLPKVEPKKSHSDDDLSALLQEEEDLVNAHRKQVEDTMNIVKEEMNLLVDADQPGNQLDDYVSRLNTILSQKAAGIMQLQNRLAHFQRRLKEHNVLVSASGY; encoded by the exons ATGAACGGAGTTGGGAGACAAGGGCAGAGATCTGGTGCGGCAGGGGTACACCATCAGCGTCAGTACTCAGATAACTTTCTTGAAAGCTCCTCCAATGGCCGCTGGCTCCAATCCACTGGTCTTCAACACCtctactcttcttcttcttcttcctccaccAACCCTTCTCTCCCTCCTCTTCAG GACTATGGATTCTATGGTGGCGGTGGTGGAGGTGGGCAAGGGTCTAGGATGTATAGGAATGCGCAGAGGGGATTCAATGGTGGGAATGAGTTTTTGTTGGAGCCTTCTACGCCGCCTGGGCCGGGTAATTCTCGGTCCAGGAAGAACAATGGCGGCGGCGGTGGTGGTGGCGAAGATTCGCCCGGTGGCGACTTCAGTCCTGGACTTTTGGATCTGCATTCTTTCGATACCGAGCTTCTGCCTGAG ATGCCAGTCTCTGGTCTGTATGATGGTGCTTCTCTGTATCGTCCTGTTCGTGGCAGAAGCTTTGATGATTCGGAGCCTTACATTAACAACAAACAAACCGGCAGAACTCGTGGCTTGCCGGAAAACAACCTCTTGAAAAGTTTTGCTGCAGATAAAGAGAAATCGAGTTCTGTAGCAAAGATAAAAGTCGTG GTACGCAAGAGACCACTTAATAAGAAGGAATTAGCAAAGAATGAGGAAGATATTATAGATACACATTCTAATTCTGTTACAGTTCATGAGACCAAACTTAAG GTTGACCTCACAGAATATGTAGAGaagcatgaatttttttttgatgcagTTCTGAATGAAGAGGTCTCAAATGATGAG GTGTATCGTGAGACTGTTGAGCCCATAGTTCCCATCATTTTTCAACGCACAAAAGCAACTTGCTTTGCATATGGGCAAACAG GGAGTGGAAAAACTTATACAATGAAGCCATTGCCCCTTAAGGCATCACGTGATATCTTGAGGTTGATGCACCATACTTATAGGAATCAAGGGTTTCAGTTGTTTGTCAGCTTCTTTGAAATTTATGGAGGAAAACTTTTTGATCTCCTCAATGATCGGAA AAAACTTTGCATGAGAGAGGATGGGAAGCAGCAAGTTTGCATAGTCGGTTTGCAAGAGTACAAAGTATCAGATGTGGAAACCATTAAGGAACTCATTGAGAAAGGAAGTGCCACAAGAAGTACTGGAACAACGGGTGCAAATGAAGAATCCTCCCGTTCACATGCCATACTTCAGCTTGCTATCAAGAGGTCTGTTGATGGCAATGAATCAAAGCCACCTCGTGGTGTTGGAAAGCTCTCCTTTATAGATCTTGCTGGAAGTGAACGTGGTGCAGACACTACAGATAATGATAAACAGACAAG AATGGAAGGTGCTGAGATCAATAAGAGCTTACTTGCATTAAAGGAATGCATTAGAGCTCTTGACAATGACCAGGGTCATATTCCTTTCAGAGGCAGCAAATTAACCGAAGTTTTGAGGGATTCATTTGTTGGTGACTCACGCACTGTTATGATATCATGCATATCTCCCAGCTCGGGATCATGTGAACATACTCTGAACACATTAAGATATGCTGACAG AGTGAAGAGCCTTTCGAAAGGAAACAATCCTAAAAAGGATATATTATCATCAACCTTCAACCTTAAGGAATCAACAACTGTACCATTGTCTTCAGTGCCTGCATCCAACTTTGAGGATGACATAATTGATTCATGGCCTGAACAAACTGAAAGAGATGATTTTGATGCAACTGAGGAGTCATATGAGCAAGGGAAACCTTTATGGAAGAAGAATGGGAAGCTAGAGCCATTCAATCTCTCTACTTCCGAAGACAAAATAAGGAAACCCAATGGTCAGACTAAATGGGGGGACCTGCCAAAAGTTGAACCCAAGAAGTCCCATTCAGATGATGATCTGAGTGCCCTCTTACAG GAGGAGGAAGATCTTGTAAATGCTCATCGGAAACAAGTGGAGGATACTATGAATATTGTTAAAGAG GAGATGAACCTACTGGTTGATGCTGACCAACCTGGGAATCAACTGGATGATTATGTTTCTAGATTGAATACCATTCTATCTCAGAAGGCTGCAGGAATCATGCAACTACAAAATCGTTTGGCTCATTTCCAGAGGCGTTTGAAGGAGCATAATGTTTTAGTATCTGCTTCTGGTTACTGA
- the LOC126725475 gene encoding pyridoxal 5'-phosphate synthase-like subunit PDX1.2: protein MAEDGAVTLYNSIAITDAKTSPFTLKAGLTQILRGGAIVDVTNAEHAKIAEQAGACCLIVSDPSQQGITRMPDPSLIKEIKRVVSIPIMVRARVGHFVEAQILEAVGVDYIDESEAIAVADEDNFINKHNFRCPFVCGSESLGEALSRVREGAAMIRIQGDLSGSGNVAKTVKNVRAVMGQIRILNNMDEDEVFAFSKTIRAPYDLVAQTKQMGRLPVVQFAAGGIVTPADAALMMQLGCDGVILESEIFNCSDPYKRVRGIIQAVRHYNDPHVLVETSSGLEDSNANLDLSEDRIEHFAHESA, encoded by the coding sequence ATGGCTGAAGACGGCGCCGTCACGCTCTACAATAGCATCGCCATCACAGACGCCAAGACAAGCCCATTTACCCTCAAGGCTGGGCTAACCCAAATACTACGCGGCGGAGCCATTGTCGATGTCACAAACGCCGAACATGCCAAGATCGCCGAACAGGCTGGTGCATGTTGTCTCATTGTCTCGGACCCATCTCAACAAGGCATTACTCGCATGCCAGACCCGTCTCTCATCAAGGAAATCAAGCGCGTCGTTTCGATCCCCATAATGGTCAGAGCCCGTGTCGGCCATTTCGTCGAGGCACAGATTCTCGAAGCCGTTGGGGTCGATTACATCGACGAGAGCGAAGCTATTGCTGTTGCAGACGAGGACAATTTCATCAACAAGCACAACTTTCGTTGCCCATTTGTTTGTGGGAGTGAAAGCCTCGGAGAAGCGTTGAGCAGAGTGAGAGAAGGTGCGGCTATGATAAGGATTCAAGGGGATTTATCTGGTTCTGGAAATGTAGCGAAAACCGTCAAGAATGTGAGGGCTGTGATGGGTCAGATAAGGATCTTGAATAACATGGATGAAGACGAAGTTTTCGCCTTTTCGAAGACCATAAGGGCACCCTATGATCTCGTGGCTCAAACCAAGCAAATGGGTAGGCTGCCAGTGGTTCAATTTGCCGCCGGAGGGATCGTGACTCCGGCCGACGCGGCGCTGATGATGCAATTAGGCTGCGATGGCGTGATCTTGGAGTCTGAGATTTTCAATTGCTCGGATCCGTATAAGCGTGTTCGGGGCATAATTCAAGCTGTCAGGCATTACAATGATCCACATGTGTTGGTGGAGACTAGCTCTGGGTTGGAGGATAGCAATGCTAATCTGGATCTTAGTGAGGACAGGATCGAACACTTTGCACATGAAAGTGCTTAG
- the LOC126725473 gene encoding kinesin-like protein KIN-13B isoform X1 has translation MNGVGRQGQRSGAAGVHHQRQYSDNFLESSSNGRWLQSTGLQHLYSSSSSSSTNPSLPPLQQDYGFYGGGGGGGQGSRMYRNAQRGFNGGNEFLLEPSTPPGPGNSRSRKNNGGGGGGGEDSPGGDFSPGLLDLHSFDTELLPEMPVSGLYDGASLYRPVRGRSFDDSEPYINNKQTGRTRGLPENNLLKSFAADKEKSSSVAKIKVVVRKRPLNKKELAKNEEDIIDTHSNSVTVHETKLKVDLTEYVEKHEFFFDAVLNEEVSNDEVYRETVEPIVPIIFQRTKATCFAYGQTGSGKTYTMKPLPLKASRDILRLMHHTYRNQGFQLFVSFFEIYGGKLFDLLNDRKKLCMREDGKQQVCIVGLQEYKVSDVETIKELIEKGSATRSTGTTGANEESSRSHAILQLAIKRSVDGNESKPPRGVGKLSFIDLAGSERGADTTDNDKQTRMEGAEINKSLLALKECIRALDNDQGHIPFRGSKLTEVLRDSFVGDSRTVMISCISPSSGSCEHTLNTLRYADRVKSLSKGNNPKKDILSSTFNLKESTTVPLSSVPASNFEDDIIDSWPEQTERDDFDATEESYEQGKPLWKKNGKLEPFNLSTSEDKIRKPNGQTKWGDLPKVEPKKSHSDDDLSALLQEEEDLVNAHRKQVEDTMNIVKEEMNLLVDADQPGNQLDDYVSRLNTILSQKAAGIMQLQNRLAHFQRRLKEHNVLVSASGY, from the exons ATGAACGGAGTTGGGAGACAAGGGCAGAGATCTGGTGCGGCAGGGGTACACCATCAGCGTCAGTACTCAGATAACTTTCTTGAAAGCTCCTCCAATGGCCGCTGGCTCCAATCCACTGGTCTTCAACACCtctactcttcttcttcttcttcctccaccAACCCTTCTCTCCCTCCTCTTCAG CAGGACTATGGATTCTATGGTGGCGGTGGTGGAGGTGGGCAAGGGTCTAGGATGTATAGGAATGCGCAGAGGGGATTCAATGGTGGGAATGAGTTTTTGTTGGAGCCTTCTACGCCGCCTGGGCCGGGTAATTCTCGGTCCAGGAAGAACAATGGCGGCGGCGGTGGTGGTGGCGAAGATTCGCCCGGTGGCGACTTCAGTCCTGGACTTTTGGATCTGCATTCTTTCGATACCGAGCTTCTGCCTGAG ATGCCAGTCTCTGGTCTGTATGATGGTGCTTCTCTGTATCGTCCTGTTCGTGGCAGAAGCTTTGATGATTCGGAGCCTTACATTAACAACAAACAAACCGGCAGAACTCGTGGCTTGCCGGAAAACAACCTCTTGAAAAGTTTTGCTGCAGATAAAGAGAAATCGAGTTCTGTAGCAAAGATAAAAGTCGTG GTACGCAAGAGACCACTTAATAAGAAGGAATTAGCAAAGAATGAGGAAGATATTATAGATACACATTCTAATTCTGTTACAGTTCATGAGACCAAACTTAAG GTTGACCTCACAGAATATGTAGAGaagcatgaatttttttttgatgcagTTCTGAATGAAGAGGTCTCAAATGATGAG GTGTATCGTGAGACTGTTGAGCCCATAGTTCCCATCATTTTTCAACGCACAAAAGCAACTTGCTTTGCATATGGGCAAACAG GGAGTGGAAAAACTTATACAATGAAGCCATTGCCCCTTAAGGCATCACGTGATATCTTGAGGTTGATGCACCATACTTATAGGAATCAAGGGTTTCAGTTGTTTGTCAGCTTCTTTGAAATTTATGGAGGAAAACTTTTTGATCTCCTCAATGATCGGAA AAAACTTTGCATGAGAGAGGATGGGAAGCAGCAAGTTTGCATAGTCGGTTTGCAAGAGTACAAAGTATCAGATGTGGAAACCATTAAGGAACTCATTGAGAAAGGAAGTGCCACAAGAAGTACTGGAACAACGGGTGCAAATGAAGAATCCTCCCGTTCACATGCCATACTTCAGCTTGCTATCAAGAGGTCTGTTGATGGCAATGAATCAAAGCCACCTCGTGGTGTTGGAAAGCTCTCCTTTATAGATCTTGCTGGAAGTGAACGTGGTGCAGACACTACAGATAATGATAAACAGACAAG AATGGAAGGTGCTGAGATCAATAAGAGCTTACTTGCATTAAAGGAATGCATTAGAGCTCTTGACAATGACCAGGGTCATATTCCTTTCAGAGGCAGCAAATTAACCGAAGTTTTGAGGGATTCATTTGTTGGTGACTCACGCACTGTTATGATATCATGCATATCTCCCAGCTCGGGATCATGTGAACATACTCTGAACACATTAAGATATGCTGACAG AGTGAAGAGCCTTTCGAAAGGAAACAATCCTAAAAAGGATATATTATCATCAACCTTCAACCTTAAGGAATCAACAACTGTACCATTGTCTTCAGTGCCTGCATCCAACTTTGAGGATGACATAATTGATTCATGGCCTGAACAAACTGAAAGAGATGATTTTGATGCAACTGAGGAGTCATATGAGCAAGGGAAACCTTTATGGAAGAAGAATGGGAAGCTAGAGCCATTCAATCTCTCTACTTCCGAAGACAAAATAAGGAAACCCAATGGTCAGACTAAATGGGGGGACCTGCCAAAAGTTGAACCCAAGAAGTCCCATTCAGATGATGATCTGAGTGCCCTCTTACAG GAGGAGGAAGATCTTGTAAATGCTCATCGGAAACAAGTGGAGGATACTATGAATATTGTTAAAGAG GAGATGAACCTACTGGTTGATGCTGACCAACCTGGGAATCAACTGGATGATTATGTTTCTAGATTGAATACCATTCTATCTCAGAAGGCTGCAGGAATCATGCAACTACAAAATCGTTTGGCTCATTTCCAGAGGCGTTTGAAGGAGCATAATGTTTTAGTATCTGCTTCTGGTTACTGA